In Nitrosarchaeum koreense MY1, one genomic interval encodes:
- a CDS encoding 2'-5' RNA ligase family protein, which translates to MTHYLIEFRFSGYVKGAIRELKDNISRNYHVNRRKIVPHITLVGPLYTRNEKQLVEEVKNIAKRYDLVKFSIDGFDSFENRVIYVRIRPSEELQKLRLELKERLEKFCELSEHDFDKNFTFHATLVFKDIQRKFDSIWDFLQTWKIPKMDQYVLRIAIIKDYKILAEYDLMQRKILDRSKALDKKTLQKSISKLEKKQETPEIEFEDITEKKKIFVISDTHFDHTNVIRFSDRPFASTRHMNQQLISRWNNTVNNDIVYFLGDMSFGRRRRPIDYWLGKLNGQIYCLRGNHDSDIIQNAPVIHDRYGIKYHDYKFLLMHHPWRPHGYDGWIIHGHTHNTSMKDHPFLHQKNKTVNVSSELIDYTPITLDRIISLIETGRSYKTMNG; encoded by the coding sequence ATGACCCATTATCTTATAGAGTTTAGATTTTCAGGTTATGTAAAAGGGGCAATAAGAGAATTAAAAGACAACATATCAAGAAACTATCATGTTAACAGAAGAAAAATAGTTCCACATATTACACTTGTAGGGCCATTATACACACGCAATGAAAAACAGCTAGTCGAAGAAGTAAAAAATATTGCAAAGAGGTACGACTTAGTAAAATTTAGCATAGATGGTTTTGATAGTTTTGAGAATCGTGTAATTTATGTGAGAATAAGACCATCAGAAGAACTCCAAAAACTTCGATTGGAATTAAAGGAAAGACTAGAAAAATTCTGCGAACTCTCAGAGCATGATTTTGATAAAAACTTCACATTTCATGCAACGCTTGTTTTCAAAGACATTCAGAGAAAATTTGACAGCATCTGGGATTTTCTTCAAACTTGGAAGATACCGAAAATGGATCAATATGTTTTAAGAATTGCAATAATAAAAGACTACAAAATATTGGCCGAATATGATCTGATGCAAAGAAAAATTCTGGATCGTTCCAAAGCACTGGACAAAAAGACACTTCAAAAATCAATCTCAAAATTAGAAAAAAAGCAAGAAACCCCTGAAATAGAATTCGAGGATATAACAGAAAAGAAAAAGATTTTTGTGATTAGCGACACTCATTTTGATCACACAAATGTCATTAGATTCTCTGATAGACCGTTTGCTTCAACAAGACACATGAATCAACAACTAATCTCTAGGTGGAATAATACTGTAAACAACGATATTGTATATTTTTTGGGAGATATGTCATTTGGTAGAAGGAGAAGGCCAATAGATTATTGGTTAGGAAAACTTAACGGGCAGATATACTGTCTAAGAGGAAATCATGACAGTGATATTATTCAAAATGCTCCGGTAATTCATGATAGATATGGAATCAAATACCATGACTACAAATTTTTGTTAATGCATCATCCATGGAGGCCACATGGATATGATGGATGGATTATTCATGGACATACACATAACACAAGTATGAAAGATCATCCATTTCTTCATCAGAAAAACAAAACAGTTAATGTCTCGTCTGAGTTGATTGATTATACTCCAATAACACTAGATAGAATTATCTCATTAATTGAAACGGGACGAAGTTATAAAACAATGAATGGCTAG
- a CDS encoding Swt1 family HEPN domain-containing protein has translation MSDDVSADSYLLLKNLEEKIREFIEKELSEINSNWWKQRIPVDVKQNAEERKQKDERRKNWDYKKQPLIFYIDFTDYEKIITQKNNWNDVFQYVFHDKTAISGKLKEIDPIRNAISHTRDLDSYEIKQIRFYSEEILRAISYYDNSKEEIKFEQIQPTEQISLVPISVSFDRTTYPINSTVHLRANIPELIPSESVFFQIFNDENKIIFEREITSDKLSEIEIASDARIYETSFTMNEQWKVGKKYVLKGTYVSSEAFDDAIIAVREPIIQSDKTVYLWGSDMILTVIDPDADKDNQIAEYVGDKKDAKLTIQSSKGQLENFRLRETGDSTGIFQGIIGFIGVNKDGTKKPYELDGNMYTITQGHQVDDGFIEVSEKDELKITYANATKTTKLTASVVKNI, from the coding sequence ATGAGTGATGATGTAAGTGCCGACAGTTATCTATTATTAAAAAACCTTGAAGAAAAAATAAGGGAATTTATTGAAAAAGAACTTTCTGAAATAAACTCTAACTGGTGGAAACAGCGAATTCCAGTTGATGTAAAGCAAAATGCAGAAGAAAGAAAACAAAAAGACGAACGAAGAAAAAACTGGGATTACAAAAAACAACCTCTGATATTTTATATTGATTTTACAGACTATGAAAAAATTATTACTCAAAAAAATAACTGGAATGACGTATTTCAATATGTTTTTCATGATAAAACTGCAATTTCTGGAAAACTCAAAGAAATTGATCCTATCAGAAATGCAATATCTCATACAAGAGATTTAGATTCATATGAAATAAAACAAATCAGATTTTATTCTGAAGAGATTTTACGTGCTATTTCCTATTATGATAATAGCAAAGAAGAAATTAAATTTGAACAAATTCAACCCACAGAACAAATTTCATTAGTGCCGATTTCAGTATCTTTTGATAGAACAACTTATCCAATTAATAGCACTGTTCATTTACGGGCTAATATCCCAGAATTAATTCCTAGCGAATCGGTATTTTTTCAAATTTTTAATGATGAAAATAAAATCATTTTTGAAAGAGAAATAACTAGTGATAAATTATCTGAAATTGAAATAGCATCAGATGCGAGAATCTATGAAACATCATTTACTATGAATGAACAATGGAAAGTAGGAAAGAAATATGTCCTCAAAGGCACATATGTCTCATCAGAAGCATTTGATGATGCCATTATTGCTGTACGTGAACCCATCATTCAGTCAGACAAAACTGTCTATCTGTGGGGATCAGATATGATTTTGACAGTAATTGATCCTGATGCAGACAAGGATAATCAAATTGCAGAATATGTAGGTGATAAAAAAGATGCAAAATTGACTATTCAAAGCAGTAAAGGACAGTTAGAAAATTTCAGACTGAGAGAAACTGGTGACAGTACTGGAATTTTTCAAGGCATTATTGGTTTTATAGGGGTAAACAAAGACGGTACAAAGAAACCATATGAATTAGATGGGAATATGTATACAATTACTCAAGGACACCAAGTAGATGATGGGTTTATCGAAGTATCTGAGAAAGACGAACTCAAAATTACATATGCAAATGCAACAAAAACTACAAAATTAACTGCATCTGTAGTAAAAAACATCTAG
- a CDS encoding DNA integrity scanning protein DisA nucleotide-binding domain protein, protein MSNYNMYRGVPLTYFMWAHQHSTRDSIQNYAEELFQEISPKLKPQVFLIGILREKKEGAEYVQFPICIQPEECGINLELFNDVDSVANSIWEKDGRRNMLYGMPYIHENHHAKVKRDSIRSAVQQLVDKNFEGKKVMSFVSQSVHLEGYEIFVVLQFDEDDYNSFYGLEGTSKFSRISLLDSLIWVFLGESLDTMYRPRAATAPQNILTDEKEVMRIAASDFVSSIIFTVCESRGSWNFLNTCNYVSSLKYEGDASNGKLIVCKEEEHPNLEVVLKLASPVQLTEYRKIRKLLEIASRDLSLYSDGLQILGLGKIKGKYDEKNKNLLTINFSGAQKWELIHGSHTMLSVENTNPKIPKLKINKDIFNDLLERTFQEISSEDIERLWSIVDIATTQKHGTLLIISSEAEKEAIRLKNQSTMVNPTLLNESLIRNVTSIDGATLLDSKGICHSIGAILDGMSTNKGTSERGARYNSAIRYVENNKKKCIAVIISEDGMVDLYPDLLSRIKKNDIEEYLNRLRIQFEKDVLDSEEYHDIMRWFDVHKFYLSQEQCDEINKIKAICNNKEKSDPYRIFIMWNDLKPNPDMDDSYFIDE, encoded by the coding sequence ATGTCAAATTATAACATGTATCGTGGGGTTCCTTTAACCTATTTCATGTGGGCACATCAACATTCCACACGAGATAGTATCCAGAATTACGCTGAAGAATTATTTCAAGAAATTTCTCCTAAATTAAAACCACAAGTATTTTTGATAGGAATTTTACGAGAGAAGAAAGAGGGGGCAGAATATGTTCAATTTCCCATATGCATACAGCCTGAAGAATGTGGAATTAATCTCGAATTATTTAATGATGTAGATAGTGTAGCTAATTCAATTTGGGAGAAAGATGGAAGACGAAATATGTTATATGGAATGCCCTATATTCATGAGAATCATCATGCTAAAGTAAAAAGAGATTCTATACGTAGTGCTGTTCAACAATTAGTTGATAAAAATTTTGAAGGAAAAAAAGTAATGTCATTTGTTTCTCAATCCGTACATCTTGAAGGTTATGAGATTTTTGTCGTATTACAATTTGATGAGGATGACTACAATTCTTTTTATGGATTAGAAGGAACAAGTAAGTTTTCCCGCATATCTCTTCTTGATTCTTTGATATGGGTCTTTTTAGGCGAGTCATTAGATACAATGTATAGACCAAGAGCTGCTACAGCACCGCAGAATATTTTAACAGATGAAAAAGAAGTCATGCGGATAGCTGCTTCAGATTTTGTCAGCTCTATAATTTTTACAGTATGTGAATCAAGAGGGTCATGGAATTTTTTGAACACTTGTAATTATGTATCCTCACTAAAATATGAGGGTGATGCTAGTAATGGAAAATTAATTGTATGTAAAGAAGAGGAACATCCAAATTTGGAAGTTGTTTTAAAATTAGCATCGCCTGTTCAATTAACAGAGTACAGAAAAATTAGAAAACTTTTAGAAATTGCTTCAAGAGATTTGTCATTATACAGTGATGGATTACAAATTTTAGGATTAGGAAAAATCAAAGGAAAATATGATGAAAAAAATAAAAATCTACTGACAATTAATTTTAGTGGTGCACAGAAATGGGAATTGATTCATGGTTCTCATACGATGTTATCTGTTGAAAATACTAATCCAAAGATACCGAAATTAAAGATCAATAAAGATATTTTTAACGACTTGTTAGAGAGAACATTTCAAGAAATATCTTCTGAAGACATTGAAAGGTTATGGAGTATTGTAGATATTGCAACAACTCAAAAACATGGCACGCTTTTGATTATTTCAAGTGAGGCAGAAAAAGAGGCCATTAGACTAAAAAATCAATCTACCATGGTAAATCCAACTCTGTTAAACGAGTCATTGATAAGAAATGTTACATCAATTGATGGGGCCACGCTGTTGGATAGTAAAGGAATTTGTCATTCTATTGGTGCTATACTTGATGGAATGTCAACAAATAAAGGAACTTCCGAAAGAGGTGCAAGATATAATTCAGCAATCAGATATGTAGAGAATAATAAGAAAAAATGTATCGCAGTAATAATATCTGAAGACGGGATGGTAGATTTGTATCCCGATTTATTATCTAGGATCAAGAAAAACGATATTGAAGAATATTTAAACAGATTAAGAATTCAATTTGAAAAAGATGTTCTGGATAGTGAAGAATATCATGATATAATGCGTTGGTTTGATGTACACAAATTTTATCTATCTCAAGAACAATGTGACGAGATAAACAAAATCAAAGCAATATGTAACAATAAAGAGAAAAGTGATCCCTATAGGATATTTATCATGTGGAATGATTTGAAACCTAACCCCGATATGGATGACTCATATTTTATTGATGAGTAA